In Acidobacteriota bacterium, a single genomic region encodes these proteins:
- the bcrD gene encoding benzoyl-CoA reductase subunit D: protein MARILTTAGVDVGSSSIKVAIVRSRAGEDGDVLARVWQRIRRRNVHDVTRASVEDCCSAAGVPLESLDYVASTGDGDAVPFRTGHFYSMTTHARGGLFLDPEARAVLDVGALHSRAIRMDQRGKVVAHRMTSQCASGTGQFLENIARYLGVPLEEIGSLSQAAARAEPVSSICAVLAETDVINMVSRGISTPEILRGIHESIAGRLVRLTRSAGAQGVVFVTGGLSQDIGLLQQIEEQIARSTVRGEAPQVIRSTPDAVFAGALGAALLAARRHAQLASMGRFPAADQSRGSPGNTSDVTSRGVN, encoded by the coding sequence ATGGCGCGAATACTGACAACGGCGGGCGTCGACGTCGGCTCCAGCTCGATCAAGGTCGCGATTGTGCGGAGCCGCGCGGGGGAGGACGGCGACGTGCTGGCCAGGGTGTGGCAGCGCATCCGCCGCCGCAACGTGCACGACGTCACGCGCGCGAGCGTCGAGGACTGCTGCTCGGCCGCCGGCGTGCCGCTCGAGTCGCTCGACTACGTCGCATCAACGGGCGACGGCGACGCGGTCCCGTTCCGCACCGGCCACTTCTACAGCATGACGACGCACGCCCGCGGCGGGCTCTTCCTCGATCCGGAGGCGCGCGCGGTCCTGGATGTGGGCGCGCTGCACTCACGCGCGATCCGGATGGACCAGCGCGGCAAGGTCGTCGCGCACCGCATGACCAGCCAGTGCGCGTCCGGCACCGGGCAGTTCCTCGAGAACATCGCGCGGTACCTCGGCGTGCCGCTCGAAGAAATCGGGTCGCTGTCGCAGGCCGCCGCGCGCGCCGAACCGGTGTCGAGCATCTGCGCGGTGCTCGCCGAAACCGACGTCATCAACATGGTGAGCCGCGGCATCTCCACACCCGAGATCCTGCGGGGCATCCACGAGAGCATCGCGGGCAGGCTGGTGCGCCTGACGAGATCGGCCGGCGCGCAGGGCGTGGTGTTCGTCACCGGCGGCCTCTCGCAGGACATCGGGCTCCTCCAGCAGATCGAGGAGCAGATCGCGCGCTCGACCGTGCGAGGCGAGGCGCCGCAGGTCATCCGATCGACGCCGGACGCGGTGTTCGCGGGCGCGCTCGGCGCCGCGCTGCTTGCCGCGCGCCGCCACGCCCAGCTGGCCAGCATGGGCCGTTTTCCCGCGGCGGATCAGAGCCGCGGGTCGCCGGGAAACACGTCTGACGTGACGTCGAGGGGCGTGAACTGA
- the bcrB gene encoding benzoyl-CoA reductase subunit B, which produces MSTPAAAAAGAKDESQIRQKRMIGEHFERLARARHDGRKVVYTFVPGNLTELIASFGMLSVLPEINALQSGMRGRSAAYIAEAEKSGHSEDVCTYVKCDIGMLRSGNIGPTGTKLPEPDLLLLSYTGCFTFMKWFELLREQYRCPVAMLHVPYQPDGVITPSMRAYVVDQLKNEVIPAMERVSGRRLDLDELTAQLARSAAAEDDLVAVWESARHRPSPIDGYFGGVYYVGPIFSAFRGSEEAVAYYRELRREVDARMAAGKGPATPDGTLAEERYRLVVEGPPNWTSFNDFWRMFTREGAVAVASTYTRVGGLYDTGFRHDASHPFETLADYCLGCYTNLGLPARVALLERYIREYHADGFIINSVKSCNSFSAGQLLMLRELERRTGRPGGFIESDLVDPRYFGKANIENRIQSYLQMVDARRHGGYA; this is translated from the coding sequence ATGAGCACACCTGCCGCGGCCGCCGCCGGGGCCAAGGACGAAAGCCAGATCCGCCAGAAGCGCATGATCGGCGAGCACTTCGAGCGGCTCGCGCGCGCCCGCCACGATGGCAGGAAGGTCGTGTACACGTTCGTGCCCGGCAACCTCACCGAGCTGATCGCCTCGTTCGGCATGCTCTCGGTGCTGCCGGAAATCAACGCGCTGCAGTCCGGCATGCGCGGCCGATCGGCCGCGTACATCGCCGAGGCGGAGAAGTCCGGGCACTCCGAGGATGTCTGCACGTACGTGAAATGCGACATCGGCATGCTGCGCAGCGGCAACATCGGCCCCACCGGCACGAAGCTGCCCGAGCCGGATCTGTTGCTGCTGTCCTACACGGGCTGCTTCACGTTCATGAAGTGGTTCGAGCTGCTGCGCGAGCAGTACCGCTGCCCGGTCGCGATGCTGCACGTGCCGTATCAGCCGGACGGTGTCATCACGCCGTCGATGCGCGCCTACGTGGTCGATCAGTTGAAGAACGAGGTCATTCCGGCGATGGAACGCGTGTCCGGCCGGCGCCTCGATCTCGACGAGCTGACCGCGCAGCTCGCGCGATCGGCGGCGGCTGAAGACGACCTGGTCGCGGTGTGGGAGTCGGCGCGCCATCGCCCCTCGCCGATCGATGGGTACTTTGGCGGGGTGTACTACGTCGGCCCGATCTTCTCGGCGTTCCGCGGGTCGGAAGAAGCGGTGGCGTACTACCGCGAGCTGCGCCGCGAGGTGGACGCGCGCATGGCCGCCGGGAAAGGGCCCGCCACCCCCGACGGGACGCTCGCCGAGGAACGGTATCGCCTCGTCGTCGAAGGGCCGCCGAACTGGACCAGCTTCAACGATTTCTGGCGGATGTTCACCAGGGAAGGCGCGGTGGCGGTCGCGAGCACCTACACGCGCGTCGGAGGGCTGTACGACACCGGGTTCCGCCACGACGCGTCGCATCCCTTCGAAACGCTCGCGGATTACTGCCTCGGGTGCTACACCAACCTCGGGCTGCCCGCGCGCGTGGCGCTCCTCGAGCGCTACATCCGCGAGTACCACGCGGACGGGTTCATCATCAACAGCGTCAAGTCGTGCAACTCGTTCAGCGCAGGCCAACTGCTCATGCTGCGCGAGCTGGAGCGGCGGACCGGCCGTCCGGGCGGCTTCATCGAGTCGGACCTGGTGGACCCGCGCTACTTCGGCAAGGCGAACATCGAGAACCGCATCCAGAGCTACCTGCAGATGGTGGACGCGCGCCGGCACGGGGGGTACGCATGA
- a CDS encoding benzoyl-CoA reductase subunit A, which translates to MKCGVGIDLGSTTTKAVLLDEHGEIVGQGITNSRSNYEVACAVAREEALTAARLSLLARALEQLPGEQRTRTAALAAALPEAFRFELYLDQLADLEGELRACVGQVKPDSLRHALEPALDEVIERMSRTAASLFDGSVARRSDFFRDLAGAAFMAAAEAVCAGGAVPFERLAGLFDRAVLDVETTMTRKPFDHVLRRAIARVTSQDAVAAPDAAGVVDLVLAAAAGTAIDEVAFVGTGYGRQTLPFPKECVRSEILCHGRGAHAAFPGTRTVLDIGGQDTKAIQVDESGVVTSFQMNDRCAAGCGRYLGYIADELGLGLHELGPLAMRAHRVIRVNSTCTVFAGAELRERLALGQRREDILAGLHRAMMLRAMSLLARSGGVHDQFTFTGGVCKNEMATKVLHDLVAEHYSPGTRVNIHPDSIYMGARGAALFALDDYRAGRGGAPAWREY; encoded by the coding sequence ATGAAGTGCGGCGTGGGCATCGACCTCGGCTCGACGACCACGAAGGCCGTGCTGCTCGACGAGCACGGCGAGATCGTCGGGCAGGGCATCACGAACAGCCGGAGCAACTACGAGGTCGCCTGCGCGGTCGCGCGCGAGGAGGCGCTGACCGCCGCGCGGCTCAGCCTGCTCGCACGGGCGCTGGAGCAGCTTCCCGGCGAGCAACGGACGCGCACGGCGGCGCTCGCCGCCGCGCTCCCGGAAGCGTTCCGCTTCGAGCTGTATCTCGATCAGCTCGCAGACCTCGAAGGGGAGCTGCGCGCGTGCGTCGGGCAGGTGAAGCCCGACTCGCTGCGCCACGCGCTCGAACCGGCGCTCGACGAGGTGATCGAGCGCATGTCACGCACGGCCGCGTCCCTCTTCGACGGCAGCGTCGCTCGCAGGAGCGACTTCTTTCGCGATCTGGCGGGTGCCGCGTTCATGGCCGCCGCCGAAGCGGTCTGCGCGGGCGGCGCCGTGCCGTTCGAGCGGCTGGCGGGGCTGTTCGATCGCGCCGTGCTCGACGTCGAAACGACGATGACGCGGAAGCCGTTCGACCACGTCCTGCGCCGGGCGATCGCGCGCGTCACCTCCCAAGACGCCGTCGCCGCGCCCGATGCGGCTGGCGTCGTGGACCTGGTGCTCGCGGCCGCGGCGGGAACGGCGATCGACGAAGTGGCATTCGTCGGCACCGGCTATGGCCGGCAGACGCTGCCGTTCCCGAAGGAGTGCGTGCGCAGCGAGATTCTGTGCCACGGCCGCGGCGCGCACGCGGCGTTTCCGGGAACCCGCACGGTGCTGGACATCGGCGGTCAGGACACGAAGGCCATCCAGGTCGACGAGTCGGGCGTGGTCACGTCGTTCCAGATGAACGACCGCTGCGCCGCCGGGTGCGGGCGCTATCTCGGATACATCGCCGACGAACTGGGCCTCGGCCTTCACGAGCTGGGCCCGCTTGCCATGCGCGCGCACCGGGTCATTCGGGTGAACTCGACGTGCACCGTCTTCGCCGGCGCCGAGCTGCGCGAGCGGCTGGCGCTCGGGCAGCGTCGCGAAGACATCCTTGCGGGCCTGCACCGCGCGATGATGCTGCGCGCCATGTCGCTGCTCGCGCGCTCGGGCGGCGTCCACGACCAGTTCACCTTCACGGGCGGGGTCTGCAAGAACGAGATGGCCACGAAGGTCCTGCACGACCTCGTCGCCGAACACTACAGCCCCGGGACGAGGGTCAACATCCATCCAGACTCGATCTACATGGGCGCGCGCGGCGCGGCGCTGTTCGCGCTGGATGACTACCGCGCAGGCCGCGGCGGAGCACCGGCATGGCGCGAATACTGA
- a CDS encoding enoyl-CoA hydratase/isomerase family protein: MGAYTTITADLIEHETVLRLVLNQPKANVLTSGMLGELGAALRAHRGRTHLRLVVLRGAGGNFSFGASIEEHRRDRVRDMLQGFHLFVRELAAYPVPIAALVEGRCLGGAFEVALCCHFVFATPGARFACPEIKLGVFAPVLAAAGAHRLPGALAERMLLTGDEIDAAAAERAGLVAAIVDAADPEQALLEWYRARLAPLSAFALRQATAAFRDNSALVRALHRDLPAVERRYLDEIAASRDGNEGIEAFIARRAPVWEDA, from the coding sequence ATGGGTGCGTACACGACGATCACCGCCGACCTGATCGAGCACGAGACCGTCCTGCGGCTCGTTCTGAACCAGCCGAAGGCGAACGTGCTGACCAGCGGGATGCTGGGTGAGCTGGGCGCCGCCCTGCGCGCGCATCGCGGCCGCACGCATCTCCGGCTCGTGGTCCTGCGCGGCGCGGGCGGCAACTTCTCGTTCGGCGCGTCGATCGAGGAGCACCGGCGCGATCGCGTCCGCGACATGCTGCAGGGCTTCCACCTTTTCGTGCGCGAGCTGGCCGCGTATCCGGTGCCGATCGCGGCGCTCGTCGAGGGGCGATGCCTGGGGGGCGCGTTCGAGGTCGCGCTGTGCTGCCACTTCGTGTTCGCGACGCCGGGCGCGCGTTTCGCGTGCCCGGAGATCAAGCTGGGCGTGTTTGCGCCGGTGCTCGCCGCCGCGGGCGCCCACCGGCTGCCGGGTGCGCTCGCCGAGCGGATGCTGCTGACGGGCGACGAAATTGACGCGGCCGCCGCGGAGCGCGCGGGACTCGTCGCGGCGATCGTCGACGCGGCGGACCCGGAGCAGGCGCTGCTGGAGTGGTACCGCGCGCGGCTCGCGCCGCTTTCGGCGTTCGCGCTGCGGCAGGCGACCGCCGCCTTCCGTGACAACTCGGCGCTCGTGCGCGCGCTCCACCGCGATCTGCCGGCGGTGGAACGGCGGTATCTCGATGAGATCGCCGCGAGCCGCGACGGCAACGAGGGGATCGAGGCGTTCATCGCCCGCCGCGCCCCCGTGTGGGAGGACGCGTGA
- the bcrC gene encoding benzoyl-CoA reductase subunit C, with protein MPETHVDPCGAVLERARALVEDRSLAHVRAWKTANPGALAIGYLPIYVPRPLFEALGCLPVALFGGGDELEIVRGDSYFQSYICHIPRSTLELGLSGHLDPLDGMVFPSICDVIRNLGGMWRMLFPDRYVAYLDIPQNFDMATGGRFFAHAMREIAEALGARGAKRLDAAALRRAIGGENARRASLERLDAIRRAEPWRLRASEAYLIARAGAGLPAATHRALVDEAVEAASRRPARLIDNARVVLRGSFCEQPPLDLIRSLEKAGCDIVDDDFQLGLRTIDGEIAVGEDEDPLDALARTYLQRGVATASRYIANDVKGAALVSRVRECGADGVVFAAASFCDPALLDQPMLEAALDRASIPHTSFKFAENNAQFQTIREQAGAFSDSVKLWGAER; from the coding sequence ATGCCGGAGACCCACGTCGATCCCTGCGGCGCCGTTCTCGAGCGGGCGCGCGCGCTCGTCGAGGATCGCTCTCTCGCGCACGTGCGCGCGTGGAAGACGGCGAATCCGGGGGCGCTGGCGATCGGGTATCTGCCGATCTACGTCCCGCGGCCGCTCTTCGAAGCCCTCGGCTGCCTGCCGGTCGCGCTCTTCGGCGGCGGCGACGAGCTGGAGATCGTCCGCGGCGACTCGTACTTCCAGTCGTACATCTGCCACATCCCGCGCAGCACGCTGGAGCTGGGGCTGAGCGGGCACCTCGACCCGCTCGACGGCATGGTGTTCCCGTCGATCTGCGACGTCATCCGCAATCTCGGCGGCATGTGGCGCATGCTGTTCCCGGACCGGTACGTCGCGTATCTCGACATCCCGCAGAACTTCGATATGGCGACGGGCGGCCGGTTTTTCGCGCACGCGATGCGCGAGATCGCGGAGGCGCTCGGTGCGCGCGGCGCGAAGAGGCTGGACGCCGCCGCGCTGCGGCGCGCGATCGGCGGCGAGAACGCGCGGCGCGCCTCGCTCGAGCGGCTGGACGCGATCCGCCGGGCCGAGCCGTGGCGGCTGCGCGCGTCCGAGGCGTACCTGATCGCGCGCGCCGGCGCCGGGCTGCCCGCGGCAACCCACCGCGCGCTCGTCGACGAAGCGGTGGAGGCGGCGTCCCGCCGGCCCGCCCGCCTGATCGACAACGCGCGCGTCGTCCTCCGCGGATCGTTCTGCGAGCAGCCGCCGCTCGATCTGATTCGCTCGCTCGAAAAAGCCGGGTGCGACATCGTGGACGACGACTTCCAGCTCGGACTGCGGACGATCGACGGGGAGATCGCGGTCGGCGAGGATGAGGACCCGCTGGACGCGCTGGCGCGAACGTACCTCCAGCGCGGCGTGGCCACCGCGTCGCGCTATATCGCGAACGACGTGAAGGGGGCGGCGCTCGTGTCGCGCGTGCGCGAGTGCGGCGCCGACGGCGTCGTGTTCGCCGCCGCGTCGTTCTGCGACCCCGCGCTCCTGGACCAGCCGATGCTCGAGGCCGCGCTCGACCGCGCGTCGATCCCGCACACGAGCTTCAAGTTTGCCGAGAACAACGCGCAGTTCCAGACCATCCGGGAGCAGGCGGGCGCCTTCTCCGATTCCGTGAAGCTGTGGGGAGCCGAGAGATGA
- the had gene encoding 6-hydroxycyclohex-1-ene-1-carbonyl-CoA dehydrogenase, translating into MAVEARGYFLDAPGAALAARALPIDAPAPGEAVVEVLACGLCHTDLAFASGSVPTKHPLPLVLGHETVGTVVAAGEGAASLTRRTVIVPAVLPCGQCAYCRAGRGNACPDQQMPGNDVHGGFASHMLVPAAPLVPVDEYLSAGVDPRELSVVADAVSTAYQAVRRAGLEQGDAALVVGGGGVGGFVVQIARALGARVVVGDVAPDRLSLLATHGAERLVDLRARNPQDVRKEFGQAARDWRVPPLGVRIFECSGTTQGQALAFSLLGRGATLVQVGYTPEPVSVRLSNLMAFDATVHGTWGCPPEAYPEVLRLIADGRVAIRPFLEHAPMSSINELLRAMAGHALRARMVLDPRT; encoded by the coding sequence ATGGCCGTTGAGGCCCGCGGTTACTTTCTCGACGCGCCCGGCGCCGCACTGGCCGCGCGCGCCCTGCCGATCGACGCGCCCGCTCCGGGCGAGGCGGTCGTCGAGGTCCTGGCCTGCGGCCTCTGTCACACCGACCTGGCGTTCGCCAGCGGATCGGTTCCCACGAAACATCCGCTTCCGCTCGTGCTCGGCCACGAGACCGTCGGCACCGTCGTCGCGGCGGGAGAGGGCGCGGCGTCGCTGACCCGCCGGACGGTCATCGTGCCCGCGGTGCTTCCGTGCGGGCAGTGCGCGTACTGCCGCGCCGGACGCGGCAACGCCTGCCCGGATCAGCAGATGCCGGGCAACGACGTGCACGGCGGATTTGCCAGCCACATGCTGGTGCCCGCCGCGCCGCTCGTGCCGGTGGACGAATACCTGTCGGCCGGCGTTGATCCGCGCGAGCTGTCGGTGGTCGCCGACGCGGTCTCGACCGCGTATCAGGCCGTGCGCCGCGCCGGACTCGAGCAGGGAGACGCGGCGTTGGTCGTCGGCGGAGGCGGCGTGGGGGGCTTCGTCGTGCAGATCGCCCGCGCGCTTGGCGCCCGGGTCGTCGTTGGCGATGTCGCGCCGGACCGGCTGTCGCTGCTCGCCACGCACGGCGCCGAACGCCTGGTCGATCTGCGCGCTCGCAACCCGCAGGACGTGCGCAAGGAGTTCGGCCAGGCCGCCCGCGACTGGCGGGTGCCGCCGCTAGGCGTCCGCATCTTCGAGTGCAGCGGCACGACCCAGGGGCAGGCGCTCGCGTTTTCGCTGCTCGGCCGCGGCGCCACCCTCGTGCAGGTGGGCTACACCCCCGAGCCGGTTTCCGTCCGGCTGTCGAATCTCATGGCGTTCGACGCCACCGTGCACGGCACGTGGGGCTGCCCCCCCGAGGCATACCCGGAGGTGCTGCGCCTGATCGCCGACGGGCGCGTCGCGATCCGACCTTTCCTCGAGCACGCGCCGATGTCGTCGATCAACGAACTGCTGCGGGCGATGGCCGGCCACGCCCTGCGCGCGCGGATGGTGCTCGATCCGCGCACCTGA
- a CDS encoding TetR/AcrR family transcriptional regulator: MKPRNQDILTAAARLLAAHGYHGLSMRDLARETGTSLANLYNYFASKEDIAFALQTRAFETLIASAEQATKDVEGPDERFYAFVYSHVRFMTANRDVARVLVEEAGELPPKRRRAVRALKERYFEIARAIVVDLYRAGCGKPGALPAGAPTGAEAARSTYNIFGMLNWVYGWYDEARHGTVEDVARSIYGLALCGMVARCPSSAMLSGVERHVAQFRVPSPIVSVEA; the protein is encoded by the coding sequence GTGAAGCCGCGCAACCAGGACATTCTCACCGCGGCGGCGCGACTGCTCGCCGCGCACGGCTACCACGGCCTGTCGATGCGCGACCTTGCGCGCGAGACCGGGACCAGCCTCGCGAACCTGTACAACTACTTCGCCTCGAAGGAAGACATCGCGTTCGCGCTGCAGACCCGCGCGTTCGAGACGCTCATCGCGTCGGCCGAGCAGGCGACGAAGGATGTCGAGGGACCGGACGAGCGTTTCTACGCGTTCGTCTACAGCCACGTCCGGTTCATGACGGCCAACCGTGACGTGGCGCGCGTCCTGGTGGAGGAGGCCGGCGAGCTGCCGCCGAAGCGGCGGCGCGCCGTCCGGGCCTTGAAGGAGCGCTACTTCGAGATCGCGCGCGCGATCGTGGTTGATTTGTACAGGGCCGGCTGCGGGAAGCCGGGCGCGCTGCCCGCCGGTGCCCCGACCGGCGCGGAGGCGGCGCGGAGCACCTACAACATCTTCGGGATGCTGAACTGGGTCTACGGGTGGTACGACGAAGCGCGCCACGGGACCGTCGAGGACGTGGCGCGGTCGATCTACGGCCTCGCGCTCTGCGGCATGGTGGCGCGCTGTCCCTCGTCCGCCATGCTCAGCGGCGTGGAACGTCACGTCGCGCAGTTCCGCGTCCCTTCTCCGATCGTGAGCGTGGAGGCGTAA
- a CDS encoding SufE family protein — MAYPAGLQAVLDTFALFPDMADRANLLLSYADTFREVPPAIASRPFPNDHLVPHCESEAYVWAVPQPGGTLRLAFAVENPSGVSAKALAAILESTLSGLPAADIAQIDPDIVEQIFRQNISMGKGMGLMSMVQAVRALARRAGSL, encoded by the coding sequence ATGGCGTACCCGGCCGGGCTCCAGGCGGTGCTCGACACGTTCGCCCTGTTCCCCGACATGGCGGACCGCGCGAACCTGCTGCTGTCCTATGCGGACACGTTCCGCGAGGTGCCGCCCGCCATCGCCTCGCGGCCGTTCCCGAACGACCACCTCGTGCCGCACTGCGAGTCGGAGGCGTACGTCTGGGCGGTGCCGCAGCCCGGCGGCACGCTGCGGCTCGCCTTCGCCGTGGAGAACCCTTCCGGCGTGTCGGCCAAGGCGCTCGCCGCGATTCTCGAGTCCACGCTCTCGGGGCTCCCCGCCGCCGACATCGCGCAGATCGACCCCGACATCGTCGAGCAGATTTTCCGGCAGAACATCTCGATGGGCAAAGGCATGGGCCTGATGTCGATGGTGCAGGCCGTGCGCGCGCTCGCGAGGCGCGCGGGAAGTCTCTGA
- a CDS encoding SDR family oxidoreductase, producing the protein MRLAGKVGIVTGAGRGIGRELALAMAREGAALIVNDAGVAVDGAPGAERPAGAVAAEIAARGGTALADNGSVVSHADARAMVARAVRELGRLDFVVNNAGIVRDAIFHKMSEEDWDGVVAVHLKGTFNVSRAAAEIFRAQGAGAVLNMTSTSGLIGSYGQANYAAAKLGIVALTRSIALDMRRFNVRANAIAPFASTRMTETLSGAAPAAGDSDAARRRLERLRSLDASLIAPLAVHLVSDAAAAITGQVFAVRGAEITLFSFPRPVATLYRAGGWDVSSLADQLGALAPQFTPLDVTSDVFPGDPRL; encoded by the coding sequence ATGAGACTTGCGGGCAAGGTCGGCATCGTCACGGGCGCGGGGCGCGGCATCGGCCGCGAGCTGGCGCTCGCCATGGCGCGCGAAGGCGCCGCGCTCATCGTCAACGACGCGGGTGTGGCGGTGGACGGCGCGCCGGGCGCCGAGCGCCCGGCCGGCGCAGTCGCCGCGGAGATCGCCGCGAGAGGCGGAACGGCGCTCGCCGACAACGGGTCGGTCGTGTCGCACGCCGACGCGCGCGCGATGGTCGCGCGCGCCGTGCGGGAGCTGGGCCGGCTCGACTTCGTCGTCAACAACGCGGGCATCGTCCGCGACGCCATCTTCCACAAGATGAGCGAAGAGGACTGGGATGGCGTCGTTGCCGTGCACCTCAAAGGCACGTTCAACGTGTCGCGCGCCGCGGCGGAGATCTTCCGCGCGCAGGGGGCCGGCGCCGTCCTCAACATGACCTCCACGTCGGGCCTCATTGGCAGCTACGGCCAGGCGAACTATGCCGCCGCCAAGCTCGGCATCGTCGCGCTGACGCGATCGATCGCGCTCGACATGCGCCGCTTCAACGTCCGCGCCAACGCCATCGCGCCGTTCGCCTCGACGCGGATGACCGAAACGCTTTCGGGCGCGGCGCCGGCTGCGGGCGACAGCGACGCCGCCCGCCGGCGGCTGGAGCGGCTGCGGTCCCTTGACGCGTCGCTCATCGCGCCGCTTGCCGTGCACCTCGTCTCCGATGCCGCCGCCGCGATCACCGGGCAGGTGTTCGCGGTGCGGGGAGCGGAGATCACGCTGTTTTCGTTCCCGCGGCCCGTCGCGACGCTGTATCGCGCCGGGGGCTGGGATGTGTCCTCGCTTGCGGACCAGCTCGGCGCGCTCGCGCCTCAGTTCACGCCCCTCGACGTCACGTCAGACGTGTTTCCCGGCGACCCGCGGCTCTGA
- the oah gene encoding 6-oxocyclohex-1-ene-1-carbonyl-CoA hydratase — protein MTDLFNHELVPDFTFRQIRYEERPVLDRRGGAAEGLHQVWISLDNEKQLNSYTTGAVKEVILAFRRASADRRAVAVVFTAAGSRAFCTGGNTAEYATYYAGRPHEYLQYMRLFNDMITAILLCDKPVICRVNGMRIGGGQEIGMACDFSIAGDHARFGQAGPIHGSAPDGGSTDFLHLYVGYARAAESLVLCEPWSAHAALRLGLINDVVAVHRDESGRFLPNPLVVTDRYVDETGRIVFGDWKTGAALEEAKAAAGRCAIDLTPLDTAVDRLVTRLLHTFPDCTRKTLESLRKKKLEHWYANSETNRSWLALNMNTEAAAGFPAFHHGARGDREIDFVRLRQLYAEGARFDEGTIRAVLPASAKTGA, from the coding sequence ATGACTGACCTCTTCAACCACGAGCTCGTCCCCGACTTCACGTTCCGGCAGATCCGCTACGAGGAACGCCCGGTGCTCGATCGCCGCGGCGGCGCGGCGGAGGGGCTGCACCAGGTGTGGATCTCGCTCGACAACGAGAAGCAGCTCAACTCGTACACGACCGGCGCGGTGAAGGAAGTGATCCTGGCGTTCCGGCGGGCGAGCGCCGATCGGCGCGCGGTCGCGGTGGTGTTCACCGCCGCCGGCTCGCGCGCGTTCTGCACGGGCGGCAACACCGCGGAGTACGCGACGTACTACGCGGGCCGGCCGCACGAATACCTCCAGTACATGCGCCTGTTCAACGACATGATCACGGCGATCCTGCTCTGCGACAAGCCGGTGATCTGCCGCGTGAACGGGATGCGGATCGGCGGCGGGCAGGAGATCGGGATGGCGTGCGACTTCTCGATTGCCGGCGACCACGCGCGGTTTGGCCAGGCGGGACCGATCCACGGCTCGGCGCCCGACGGCGGGTCCACCGATTTCCTGCACCTCTATGTCGGCTATGCGAGGGCCGCGGAATCCCTCGTGCTGTGCGAGCCGTGGTCGGCGCACGCCGCGCTGCGCCTGGGGCTCATCAACGATGTCGTGGCCGTGCACCGCGACGAGTCGGGACGCTTCCTCCCGAATCCTCTCGTCGTCACGGACCGGTATGTGGACGAGACCGGCCGCATCGTCTTTGGCGACTGGAAGACGGGTGCCGCGCTCGAAGAGGCGAAGGCCGCCGCCGGCCGGTGCGCGATCGACCTCACGCCGCTCGATACGGCGGTGGATCGACTCGTGACCCGCCTCCTCCACACGTTCCCGGACTGCACGCGCAAGACGCTCGAGAGTCTCCGCAAGAAGAAGCTGGAGCACTGGTACGCGAACAGCGAAACGAACCGCTCGTGGCTCGCGCTCAACATGAACACGGAAGCCGCGGCGGGCTTCCCCGCGTTCCACCACGGCGCACGCGGCGATCGCGAGATTGATTTCGTCCGCCTGCGGCAGCTCTACGCCGAAGGTGCGCGCTTCGACGAGGGGACGATCCGGGCGGTGCTGCCGGCCTCGGCGAAGACGGGGGCGTGA